The following DNA comes from Brachyhypopomus gauderio isolate BG-103 unplaced genomic scaffold, BGAUD_0.2 sc785, whole genome shotgun sequence.
AGCTAGTTATAGCGATTATGTCGATCGCAGGACAGCCCCGAAACTAACACTAATAACACTAGTTGGCTAACGTAACCCACTACAGCGAACAGGCTTTTAGCCTTTGCCCTTTTACTAGCGTTAGTTATCCTTTTGTTGTTGCGAGCACTTTGAACAACACCACAGTCTTCATATAGCTAACCATTAGAGTTGTGCATTTCGGGTATTGGCgtaaaaaaacagcaaaaaccATAAACGGCTACACGTAGCACCCCGCAGACTGCCTATATGTCTAACCTAGCCGCCTACGTCGTTTGCGTTTTGAAAGGAGCTCTTGCTGGAAGATTCTGGATCAGACTCGAAACGGCAGTTGAAGTGCCGTCAGCAATATTCCTTTAGACATGCCTGACGCCTGAACTTTCTAACCCAGAACCGTTCATGGATTTGAAGATAGTATTTTATAAAATGCTTTACTTATATCATAGTTATTCAATTTAATTTATGAGAAAAATACACGCATTGGTTACATAATTACATAACCTTATATCGGTGTTTGCTAGTCAAGTGCGTGAGACGTTAGCCAGTTTGGAGGTATACCTGTTAATGGTACAGTAAACACGAGTTTTAACACGCAACTTTTCAAGTAACTAATGAAATACTCAAACTGGAGAAGCATGCACAAACATAATACCATATTGACCAGAGAATACCTCCAAAATGGCGATTAAAGTCAAAACACACTTTTGATTGACGTTATCTGTGAAAGACCGATTATAATACTGTGTATGTGGTACATTACTCTAATGTGGTTTGCATTACTGTGATGCGTTTTATGTTGACTTGATAAGTCTACTGGCAAAAGATAAACTGTTTTAATCTGTCATTGCTCTCTGCAGGCCTGAAAGGAGGTGCAGGCGGAGGTGGTGGTACAAATGGCCCTGGCTTCACATACACGTTCCAGGGCGACCCTCACGCCATGTTTGCAGAGTTCTTCGGAGGTCGAAACCCTTTTGAGGCCTTCTTTGGCCGTCCTGGTGGTGGTTTGAATGACGACATGGACGTAGATGACCCCTTTATGAACTTTGGCATGGGTGGACTGGGTCGCGGGCGAACCTTCGGCATGCAAGGTGGCCACTCTGGGCGGATGGAAAAGAAACAGGATCCGGCAGTGACCCACAACCTTGGGGTCACCCTGGAAGAGGTGCTCTCTGGCTGCACCAAGAAGATGAAGATCTCCCGTAAGCGGCTTAACCCAGATGGCAGAACGACCCGGTCTGAGGACAAGATCCTCACGGTGGAGGTGAAGAAAGGTTGGAAGGAGGGGACCAAGATTACCTTCCCAAGGGAGGGCGATGAGACGCCCACCAACATCCCTGCCGATGTAGTGTTTGTGGTCAAAGACAAGCCACACCCAGTGTTCAGACGAAATGGTTCTGACATAATTTACCCAGCTAGAGTGTCTCTCAAAGAGGTATGTGGCATCTCCAGCACAGTCTGACCCTCAGACCTTTTGTTTTTGGACAGATTTTATTTGCTTGATTGCTTGTTTGTCATTGAATGCATGTTTCTGTTGCTCTTTCAGGCGCTCTGTGGTTGCACAGTAAAGGCTCCTACGTTAGACGGCCGCACCCTCACCCTGCCCCTCCAGGACATTATTCGGCCGGGCATGAAGAGGCGATTTACGGGGGAGGGGCTCCCCTTACCTAAAACCCCTGAGCGTCGTGGTGACCTCGTAGTAGAGTTTGAAGTGAAGTTCCCTGAGAGACTCAGCCAGAATGCCAAGGACACTATTGCTCAAGTGCTGCCTTCATCCTGAACTTACACTGGTATGGTGAAGGAGGTGCTCTGTGCTTACAAGACAGCATTAGGGTGGGTGGCTGGACGTGCATATGCATGTGCAAAGCATCATGCCTGTGTTTTGCTCCTTATCCGACTCAGAACTCTACAATGCTGAGCTAATACATCTGTGGCAGCCAGTGAGTTTGTCTGGAGATGTTACCAGGCTGGATCCCTTCCCATCCAGACACCCCTCCAGCTGTGCATTCCTTCCTCAGATTCTTTAAAGGGTGTTTTTGATGGTGTTCAAAGTTAACATGAACACCCCCAAATAGTTTTTATTATCAGTTGCGTTCTTtgcttatttttttttttttttttttttttttgctttttttgtacacattttaaatagtttttggTGGTCCTGTTTCCTATTTTTCCTTTAGTTTTATTTTCAGTGTATCTTCAGTGTCCTCATATACAGCCTGTCAGACACGGACCACCAGAATCTTAATGTAGTTTTTCTGTGTCATTAACATTTAACCAAAGATTGATCATGTTTAGTTCAGTCTTTTGTAGTTCAACAAATTTGTTGAATCATCATTAAACATGATGGAATGAGGCACATATTAATGCATAAATTGATGCACTTGTACATACAGGTGGTAGAGTGGAAGGGGGGTATCTGCTTGGTCCATAAGGTGGTATGAGGGTGTGGTTTGGTCACTGCTGTAGATTATATGAACACCTAAACTCAGCCATTAGCTCAGGGCTCCTCATTAAATGGATGAGTGAAGCTCAAGGAAATTATGTGGATCAGTTGAACTGATTCCTTCTTAAATGAATCTCTTAGGAGAAATAATGGATTGATTTCTCAGCACCTGAGATTAGTTGACAGTCCTGTAGTATGTTCCGTACGACAGGCAATAGTACATGCAGAAATTGTGAATTCTTATAAATATGTAATGTGATGTGGGTTTATACCACAAGCAACTGGTGTGTGTTCTTTTGAGGGTTTTTTTCCCTTCTCTAAATATAAGCATACACGGTCTTTGTTAATGTCAACACTTTTTTAATAATGTTGACTAGTTAACTTTTCATTTTAAGGTGGGACTGCAATTGGAACTGCTGCTTTAAGATTGCTGGAAATTAAAATCCAGCCTGGGTTTAGTGTAACTTCGTATGGTGTCTGATGGAGTATGTTGTCTGCTTTGTGGCTGTGATCATATTGTTTAAAGAGGTTTACTGTAGAAAAAGTGATTggttgaaaatgaaaataaagaGGGCCAATAAGATTATAGTATGATTATTTGATGTATTTCAGAAAGGTTTATTCTTTCTATGCGAAAATGACAAATGACCTTAGATGGAACAGCACAATCACTGTGTATTATTTTTCAGAAATTAATGAGTTCTATAAAAGTGCCAGTATTGGAGGGGCAGGTATATTTCTGTAAACCAGTCTGGCTGCATGTTGCACAGCCAGTCTAATGTGTGTGGTTTCCACAGTACCAGGAAACAAACTCCTCTGCTGTGTCTCACTGGGTCCTAGCTAACCCTGATCCTAGCCCTGGCCAATGAGAGAGCATGTCTCAGAGGAATCATGTAAGTCCTCGTCAGCTAGACTGAGGGTGGAAATTGTCAGTTACTAAACTGAAAAACAGGAGGACAAAAGACAACAAAAACAGGTAATGATAAAGTACATGCAATGACATGtattaaagaaaaaatataCAGCAACTCTGTTTTACTATGTAAATTAGCAATACAATCACTCCATGTTCtgagaataaatgaatgaatgttcaatttatatagtgcctttcaggatacccaaaGCGCTTAAGAACAGCTGTGTGGTGAGCTGTGATTTGCACGTAGGCTTATGAAGGACTTTGAGACTCCCCTACACAGTGCTGCCTTTACACTTGTGTGCGTGAGATATCATTGAGATGTAGAGAGCACAGAGATCTGTGGGCTATCCAAACCAAGGTCCTAAAGCCTGCACCACACCTCCCCTGCCTCACCCGTCAGCCAATCAATGCACTTCTTGTTC
Coding sequences within:
- the LOC143508101 gene encoding dnaJ homolog subfamily B member 1-like isoform X1, whose protein sequence is MVKMGKDYYSILGIQKGASDDEIKKAYRKQALKYHPDKNKAPNAEEKFKEIAEAYDVLSDPEKKDIYDRFGEEGLKGGAGGGGGTNGPGFTYTFQGDPHAMFAEFFGGRNPFEAFFGRPGGGLNDDMDVDDPFMNFGMGGLGRGRTFGMQGGHSGRMEKKQDPAVTHNLGVTLEEVLSGCTKKMKISRKRLNPDGRTTRSEDKILTVEVKKGWKEGTKITFPREGDETPTNIPADVVFVVKDKPHPVFRRNGSDIIYPARVSLKEALCGCTVKAPTLDGRTLTLPLQDIIRPGMKRRFTGEGLPLPKTPERRGDLVVEFEVKFPERLSQNAKDTIAQVLPSS
- the LOC143508101 gene encoding dnaJ homolog subfamily B member 1-like isoform X2; translated protein: MKAIRHGWYGETRALQFPFTVTSGLKGGAGGGGGTNGPGFTYTFQGDPHAMFAEFFGGRNPFEAFFGRPGGGLNDDMDVDDPFMNFGMGGLGRGRTFGMQGGHSGRMEKKQDPAVTHNLGVTLEEVLSGCTKKMKISRKRLNPDGRTTRSEDKILTVEVKKGWKEGTKITFPREGDETPTNIPADVVFVVKDKPHPVFRRNGSDIIYPARVSLKEALCGCTVKAPTLDGRTLTLPLQDIIRPGMKRRFTGEGLPLPKTPERRGDLVVEFEVKFPERLSQNAKDTIAQVLPSS